The Fortiea contorta PCC 7126 genome has a segment encoding these proteins:
- a CDS encoding choice-of-anchor I family protein — protein sequence MANLLQPNRIGFVKLDGAEISDFDPKSKRIFVTGEPGGKPLLQVIDAADPKNLKIQSLIDLSSLGGGIQSVAVRKATGTGNSIVAVAISATKATDPGKVVFYDASTLTKLAEVTVGALPDMLTFTPDGSKLLVANEGEPSEDYTIDPEGSISIIDVSGAITALDNSKVQTADFKAFNGQEASLRTAGVRIFGKLANGTNSTAAQDFEPEYIAVSPDGKTAFVTLQENNAFAIVDLATAKVTSVVPLGFKDHSKPGNGFDASDRDVDGTSSAGGKVNIQTWPVFGMYQPDGLASFQVGGKTYYISANEGDSRVRPTANGVFGNEGVIFNEETRVASLKLDPIAFPNASELQKPQNLGRLTVTNTLGDTDGDGDFDKIYAYGARSFSIWDDQGKLVFDSGDQFEQYFAKELPSFFNADSGNPAAKDTRSDNKGPEPESAIVGVINGKPYGFIALERAGGGVMVYDLSNPITPQFVQYVRTDTDISPEGLKFISAEDSPNGQPLLAVTNELSYTVSLYQIDVPVVPSDGSFQLQILHASDFEAGIPALDDAVRFSAVLNRLRTDPNLPSNVIANTLTLSSGDNYIPGAFLNASSDASLNNVGGLGVGTSVIGRGDIGILNALGIQASALGNHEFDLGVRQVRDILRPTGGNPGTNFPYLSTNLNFQPEITAGNLAASDLATNQTTAEASTIKNKLAKSTVITVAGNDGVLGTADDQKIGIVGATTPTLPNISSIGGIVVTPQNPTDFAALAAEIQSTVDVLTGQGINKVILLTHMQQINVERDELAPRLRNVDVIIAGGSNTLLSDANDILRAGDTSDGSYPIVKTAADGKPVLVVNTDGNYRYVGRLVTEFDKDGVINVSKLDNKINGAYATDEAGVDRVYGSDVNPRNVADSRVVAITDGLRNVISAKDNLIVGKSSVFLNGSREDVRTQETNFGNLTADANLWLARQIDPTVVISLKNGGGIRDNIGVVEAAPGAVDSNDIRKLPTQPNPLAPNKQTGDVSQLDVENSLRFNNDLSLVTVTAQQLRWIIEHGVAGTRPGATPGQFPQVAGINFSFDPTKTAIAFNNQTGEVTTQGDRIRSLTVVNTDGSPRDTIVQDGKLVGDPNRTFRIVTLNFLAGTTNANILGGDNYPFPKFIKDNPTLANRVDLRGENPAEDVNRNGKVDTALPLAPGAFTFAAAGSEQDAFAEYLKAVYGNTSYNIADKGFRTDNPRIVNLQSGTPTTRNTDNTFTLGINSNLRVTLKGVNSTGVNEIGVFTVDDNQNRINGIAPGSAAYTQEALKRGKVILSAIANNPQGYDPAQLSRIVSGLNSGSRLVFYLVQNGTTDGVLAGKNANVLFGTTAGNAAKVSNLGTNSYEIAWRDQQNNSVFNNLVVTVENTNSAETLGTRLQGQQERELIDLRGLTGQVKADFTVNREAGFNNFVGFYRVVDEKGGIDTNGDGTVDILPGQSGYTQAAVRGRVAGIDLTVANQGTASFTGKQLAGGGIFAPFIISNGTVEQVLSGQNNQVYFPYLGANPDKVDHISILGDNTFGFEDLAGGGDLDYNDIIVRANLSLV from the coding sequence ATGGCTAATTTACTTCAACCAAATCGCATAGGGTTTGTCAAACTAGACGGTGCAGAAATATCTGATTTTGATCCTAAATCAAAACGGATTTTTGTCACTGGTGAACCGGGTGGTAAACCTCTACTTCAAGTAATCGATGCGGCTGATCCTAAAAATTTAAAAATCCAATCATTGATTGACCTGTCGAGTTTGGGTGGTGGGATTCAAAGTGTAGCAGTTAGGAAAGCGACGGGAACTGGAAATAGCATTGTGGCTGTGGCAATTTCGGCAACTAAAGCCACCGATCCTGGTAAGGTTGTTTTCTATGATGCGTCCACTCTGACTAAACTTGCAGAAGTGACTGTTGGCGCTTTACCTGACATGCTGACCTTCACTCCTGATGGTAGTAAATTGTTGGTGGCGAATGAAGGAGAACCGAGTGAAGATTACACAATTGATCCTGAAGGTTCAATTAGTATTATCGACGTTTCCGGGGCAATTACTGCTTTAGATAACAGTAAAGTTCAGACTGCTGATTTTAAAGCATTTAATGGTCAAGAAGCTAGTTTGAGAACAGCGGGTGTGCGGATTTTTGGCAAATTAGCTAATGGGACTAATTCCACAGCCGCGCAAGATTTTGAACCAGAATATATAGCAGTTTCTCCAGATGGCAAAACTGCTTTTGTGACACTACAAGAAAATAATGCTTTTGCAATTGTTGATTTGGCTACGGCTAAAGTTACTAGCGTTGTTCCCCTGGGTTTCAAAGATCACAGTAAACCGGGGAATGGTTTTGATGCTAGCGATCGCGATGTTGATGGTACAAGTAGTGCAGGTGGGAAAGTAAATATTCAAACCTGGCCTGTTTTTGGGATGTATCAACCAGACGGGCTAGCGTCTTTCCAAGTCGGCGGAAAAACCTACTACATCAGCGCCAATGAAGGCGATTCCCGCGTTCGTCCTACAGCCAATGGGGTATTTGGAAATGAGGGGGTAATCTTCAATGAAGAGACGCGGGTAGCGAGTTTGAAGCTTGACCCGATTGCGTTTCCCAATGCGAGTGAACTGCAAAAACCCCAAAATCTCGGACGTCTCACAGTCACCAACACCCTAGGAGATACTGACGGTGATGGAGACTTTGATAAAATCTACGCTTATGGTGCTCGTTCCTTCTCAATTTGGGATGACCAAGGCAAGTTAGTATTTGATAGCGGCGACCAATTTGAGCAATATTTCGCCAAAGAATTACCCAGCTTTTTTAACGCAGACAGCGGTAATCCCGCGGCTAAAGACACCCGTTCAGATAATAAAGGCCCTGAACCAGAAAGCGCAATTGTAGGTGTGATTAACGGAAAACCTTATGGTTTCATCGCCTTAGAACGCGCGGGTGGGGGTGTGATGGTATATGACTTGAGTAACCCCATAACGCCGCAGTTTGTTCAGTATGTCCGCACCGATACTGATATTAGTCCAGAAGGGTTAAAGTTTATCTCTGCTGAAGATAGTCCCAATGGTCAGCCATTGTTAGCAGTGACTAACGAGTTAAGTTACACCGTTAGTCTTTACCAAATTGATGTACCCGTTGTTCCCAGTGATGGATCTTTTCAATTGCAGATTCTCCACGCTTCCGATTTTGAAGCTGGTATCCCTGCGTTGGATGATGCGGTGCGCTTTTCTGCAGTGTTGAATCGTCTGCGAACTGACCCCAATCTCCCCAGTAACGTAATTGCTAACACCTTGACGTTATCTTCTGGTGACAACTACATTCCCGGCGCTTTTCTCAATGCTTCTAGCGACGCTAGTTTAAATAATGTCGGGGGTTTGGGTGTCGGGACATCGGTAATTGGGCGCGGTGATATCGGAATTCTTAACGCCTTGGGTATCCAAGCTTCCGCATTGGGTAATCATGAGTTTGATTTGGGTGTCAGACAAGTTCGAGATATTCTCCGTCCCACTGGTGGGAATCCGGGTACAAATTTCCCCTATCTCAGCACTAACCTGAATTTTCAGCCAGAAATCACCGCTGGGAATTTAGCAGCTAGCGACTTAGCAACTAACCAAACTACCGCTGAAGCGAGCACGATTAAAAACAAGTTAGCGAAAAGTACAGTTATCACCGTAGCGGGTAATGACGGCGTTCTGGGAACTGCAGATGACCAGAAAATCGGGATTGTAGGAGCGACAACACCAACTCTACCGAATATTTCGTCCATAGGTGGTATCGTTGTTACACCGCAAAATCCCACCGATTTTGCAGCTTTAGCGGCGGAAATTCAGTCCACTGTCGATGTCCTCACAGGTCAAGGGATTAACAAAGTTATACTGCTAACACACATGCAGCAGATCAACGTCGAGCGGGATGAATTAGCGCCCCGGTTGCGGAATGTTGATGTGATCATTGCTGGTGGTTCTAACACACTGTTATCGGATGCTAACGATATTCTGCGCGCTGGTGATACTAGCGATGGAAGTTACCCAATTGTTAAAACTGCTGCTGATGGTAAACCAGTTTTGGTGGTTAACACTGACGGTAACTATAGATATGTCGGTCGTTTGGTGACTGAGTTTGATAAAGACGGTGTGATTAACGTCAGCAAACTGGATAACAAGATTAACGGTGCTTACGCTACAGACGAAGCTGGAGTAGACCGGGTGTATGGTAGCGATGTCAACCCCCGAAATGTGGCTGATTCTAGGGTAGTTGCAATTACCGATGGCTTGCGGAATGTGATTTCTGCCAAAGACAATTTGATTGTGGGTAAATCCAGCGTCTTCCTCAATGGTAGCCGTGAAGATGTCCGCACCCAAGAAACTAACTTTGGGAATTTAACAGCAGACGCTAACTTGTGGTTAGCTCGTCAAATTGACCCCACAGTGGTGATTTCGCTGAAAAATGGCGGCGGAATTCGCGATAATATCGGTGTGGTGGAAGCAGCACCAGGGGCTGTTGATAGTAATGATATTCGGAAATTGCCTACTCAACCTAATCCCTTAGCACCTAATAAACAAACTGGGGATGTTTCTCAGTTAGATGTGGAAAACTCTCTGCGGTTTAACAACGACCTCAGTTTGGTGACAGTCACCGCTCAACAATTGCGCTGGATAATTGAACATGGGGTAGCGGGGACTCGTCCTGGCGCCACACCCGGTCAGTTTCCCCAGGTAGCGGGAATTAACTTTAGTTTCGACCCCACCAAAACAGCGATCGCTTTTAATAACCAAACCGGTGAAGTCACAACCCAGGGCGATCGCATTCGCAGTCTGACTGTCGTCAACACCGATGGTTCTCCCCGCGACACCATTGTCCAAGATGGTAAGCTAGTCGGCGATCCTAACCGGACTTTCCGCATCGTCACCCTGAACTTCCTCGCAGGAACAACCAACGCTAACATTTTGGGTGGTGATAACTATCCTTTCCCCAAATTTATCAAAGATAATCCTACCCTCGCCAATCGAGTTGATTTACGTGGTGAAAATCCTGCAGAAGATGTCAACCGTAACGGGAAAGTAGATACCGCCCTTCCCCTCGCACCCGGCGCTTTTACCTTCGCTGCTGCGGGTTCCGAACAAGATGCTTTTGCGGAATACTTGAAAGCTGTGTATGGCAACACATCATATAATATCGCTGACAAAGGCTTCCGTACCGATAACCCCCGTATCGTTAATTTGCAATCGGGAACTCCCACCACCCGCAACACAGATAACACCTTCACCTTGGGGATTAACTCCAACCTCCGCGTCACTCTCAAGGGAGTCAACAGCACTGGGGTGAATGAAATCGGCGTGTTTACAGTCGATGATAACCAAAACCGGATCAACGGAATTGCTCCAGGTTCTGCAGCCTACACCCAAGAAGCATTGAAACGAGGTAAGGTGATTTTATCAGCGATCGCCAACAACCCCCAAGGTTACGACCCCGCCCAACTTTCCCGCATCGTCAGCGGTTTAAATAGCGGTTCTCGCCTCGTCTTCTACTTGGTACAAAACGGCACAACTGATGGTGTACTGGCGGGAAAAAATGCTAATGTTCTCTTCGGTACAACCGCTGGGAATGCTGCCAAAGTATCAAATTTAGGCACTAATAGTTACGAAATAGCTTGGCGCGACCAACAAAACAACTCCGTCTTTAACAACTTAGTTGTTACTGTAGAAAATACTAATAGTGCGGAAACATTAGGTACAAGGCTCCAAGGACAACAAGAAAGAGAACTCATCGACCTACGCGGTCTTACAGGTCAAGTAAAAGCCGACTTCACAGTCAACCGCGAAGCCGGATTTAACAACTTTGTCGGTTTCTATCGCGTCGTTGACGAAAAAGGCGGTATCGACACCAACGGTGATGGGACTGTGGACATCTTACCAGGACAATCTGGTTACACCCAAGCCGCAGTTAGAGGCAGAGTCGCAGGTATAGATTTGACAGTGGCGAATCAAGGAACCGCCAGCTTTACAGGTAAACAACTAGCTGGTGGTGGTATATTTGCTCCCTTCATCATCAGTAATGGTACTGTAGAGCAAGTTCTCAGCGGGCAAAATAACCAAGTTTATTTCCCCTACCTAGGAGCAAATCCTGATAAAGTAGATCACATTAGCATCTTAGGTGACAACACCTTCGGCTTTGAAGATTTAGCAGGTGGTGGGGATTTGGACTATAACGACATTATTGTCCGTGCCAATTTGAGCCTTGTTTAA
- a CDS encoding Uma2 family endonuclease: MTQTLPLPVTFEEFIEWYPNDGVRYELHNGVIIEMAPPTGDHEKVVGFLAEKITIEYVRLGLPYRIPKTAFVKTPSAKSTYLPDVLLLNLDNLGNEPLFQKQSTVTQAASVPLIVEVVSQCVARVPRVEATDVSAALASLRASPVRVSTNWRDDYHLKFADYEQMGIPEFWIADYAANGGKRFIGDPKQPTFSVCQLVGDEYQITKFTGNNLIVSPTFSQLNLTAQQVFDAAL, translated from the coding sequence ATGACTCAAACCCTACCATTACCAGTAACCTTCGAGGAATTTATCGAGTGGTATCCCAACGACGGGGTGCGATACGAGCTACATAATGGAGTAATTATTGAGATGGCACCCCCAACTGGAGACCATGAGAAAGTTGTTGGATTTTTAGCCGAGAAAATAACTATAGAGTATGTACGTTTAGGGTTACCTTACCGCATCCCCAAGACTGCTTTTGTCAAAACACCTTCCGCTAAATCCACTTACTTACCCGATGTATTATTACTAAATCTTGATAATCTCGGCAACGAACCTCTTTTTCAAAAACAGTCAACAGTTACTCAAGCAGCATCTGTACCATTAATAGTCGAAGTCGTGAGTCAGTGCGTTGCGCGGGTTCCCCGCGTTGAAGCAACTGACGTTAGCGCAGCGTTAGCGAGTCTTCGAGCGTCACCCGTAAGGGTGAGTACAAATTGGCGAGATGACTATCACCTGAAGTTTGCTGATTATGAGCAAATGGGTATCCCTGAATTCTGGATCGCGGATTATGCAGCTAATGGTGGTAAGCGGTTCATTGGAGACCCCAAGCAGCCTACTTTCTCGGTATGTCAGCTTGTGGGGGATGAGTACCAAATAACCAAGTTCACGGGGAATAATCTAATCGTATCCCCCACCTTCTCCCAACTCAATCTAACTGCACAGCAGGTTTTTGATGCGGCTTTGTGA
- the crtA gene encoding cyanoexosortase A: MMININSTVNLIKQTVKNDQFWLLAIGASLIAINLTLIWRGNQVNLFSISCLFWMAISLLIWERRQQLNLESDILSSILGILVIAFVFFRSASPNNLGSFFHFLPVISALGLALLASGIHGIKQYQREIIALFLVFTSNLLRPHLIDISPLTAQFSTLILWYTGFEVNLVGGVEIHLPTGSVRVYEGCSGMSQIINLLALAILFNLIFPRNKQQKILISVVAVVLGFVVNSFRVVLLTILSAKNDLSAFDYWHIGGGSKVFFLIAALLFGCFFWFILRISETDNLPPTES; the protein is encoded by the coding sequence ATGATGATTAATATCAACTCTACCGTTAATTTAATCAAGCAAACTGTCAAAAATGACCAATTCTGGTTATTAGCCATAGGTGCGAGTTTGATAGCGATTAATCTCACCCTCATCTGGCGAGGAAATCAGGTTAATCTTTTCAGCATCAGTTGTTTATTTTGGATGGCTATATCTTTATTAATTTGGGAAAGACGCCAACAATTAAATTTAGAAAGTGATATTTTATCCAGTATTTTAGGAATACTCGTCATTGCTTTTGTATTTTTTAGGAGTGCATCACCAAATAATTTAGGCAGTTTCTTTCATTTTTTACCAGTAATTTCTGCCCTTGGTTTAGCACTGCTCGCTTCTGGTATTCACGGAATCAAGCAATATCAAAGAGAAATAATTGCTCTATTTTTAGTTTTTACTTCTAATTTATTACGTCCCCATTTAATTGATATATCTCCACTGACAGCACAATTTTCCACCTTAATTCTTTGGTATACAGGATTTGAGGTCAATCTTGTGGGAGGAGTGGAAATTCATCTTCCCACAGGATCTGTCAGAGTATATGAAGGTTGTTCGGGAATGTCGCAGATAATAAATTTGTTAGCGTTAGCAATCTTGTTTAACTTAATCTTCCCACGTAACAAACAACAAAAAATCCTCATCTCAGTTGTGGCGGTGGTTTTGGGCTTTGTTGTCAACAGTTTTAGAGTTGTACTGTTAACTATTCTCTCGGCAAAAAACGATTTATCTGCCTTTGATTATTGGCACATAGGCGGTGGATCTAAGGTATTTTTCTTGATAGCAGCTTTATTATTTGGATGCTTTTTCTGGTTTATACTGCGAATAAGTGAAACAGATAATCTGCCGCCAACGGAATCGTAA
- a CDS encoding cyanoexosortase A system-associated protein produces MLINQQFRAPFLAVIFAGAILVLGKLILSPTSAPPEITSFVFPPEVPLPQWRLSESFSPPEPKAQAAEIISQNYYRYIQNSKQLDIDMRYLMLEYTHFSIKNLTPISTSAIVRQHQKVGFYGLGIDQQRAYLSSCINPRGGSTFTVEQFNRNRYLYDLRPQYFLSWLLGKDSLLDRRCLWVNLSVPLQGSSPQAAYQVLENAWIPWYQWWEIRFPQP; encoded by the coding sequence GTGCTCATCAATCAACAATTTCGTGCACCATTTTTAGCTGTCATCTTTGCTGGCGCTATTTTAGTTTTGGGTAAATTGATTCTCTCTCCAACTTCAGCCCCACCAGAAATTACCTCATTCGTTTTTCCCCCAGAAGTACCACTACCACAATGGCGCTTAAGTGAGAGTTTCTCCCCACCAGAACCAAAAGCACAAGCTGCAGAAATCATCTCCCAAAACTACTATCGCTACATCCAAAACAGTAAACAGCTTGATATTGACATGCGCTATTTGATGCTTGAGTACACTCACTTTAGCATTAAGAACTTAACTCCCATCTCGACTTCTGCCATTGTGCGCCAGCATCAAAAAGTAGGTTTTTATGGCTTGGGAATTGATCAACAGCGAGCCTATCTTAGTAGCTGTATTAACCCACGGGGCGGTAGTACCTTCACTGTAGAACAGTTTAACCGCAATCGCTATCTTTATGACCTGCGTCCTCAATATTTCTTGTCTTGGTTGTTAGGTAAGGACTCTCTTTTAGATAGACGTTGTTTGTGGGTAAATCTGTCAGTTCCTCTCCAAGGTTCTTCACCCCAAGCAGCTTATCAAGTTTTAGAAAACGCTTGGATTCCCTGGTATCAATGGTGGGAAATCCGCTTTCCCCAGCCATGA